From Thermococcus barophilus MP:
TTTTTAGCTCATAGAGGGGTTTTGCATATTCCCTGTAGAATTCAGGCTGGGGCAGAGCAGTTCTTGCAGCATCGTGATTGCCTGGACCAATGAACATGGTTATATGATCCGGAACATTTGCCAAGAGGTTTGCCAATGCTTCATACTGGTCAAATATATCGGGAATTGCAAGCTCATTGTACTGACCCGGATAGATACCGATACCATCAACAACATCGCCAGCAATTATCATGTACTTTATTCTGCTCACAATTTCCTCCTCTTCTCTGCTTTCAACGTTGCCATTGAGCCATTCAAGGAACTTCATGAACGCTTTTTCACAGAATTTTGTACTTCCAACGTGGATGTCACTTATCAAAACAGCATAAACCTTTTCCTCAAGGGGAGGCTTTTCTCGCTTGTAGAGTGGAACATCAGGCAAATAAAGCTTGCTTGCAAATAGGATTCCGCGTTTTGAATAATATCCTCTAAAAGCGACGACGCTGTCTGGAAGGACTTCAAATGCTTTCTTGTAATCTTCGTTATCACGCCCCAGGAAAACTTTAACAATGCCGGTCATGTCTTCAACTTCAAAGATAAATCCCTTTTTAGTTTCTCTCTTTGAATTGACAAGGCCAATGATCGTAACTTCCCCCTCAGGATTAATATAGCTAAGCTTTCCAATATCTATTACCCCACTAACCTCTGGATTTTCCCGCAGAATTCTTCTCAATTTTTTCAATCTACTTTTGAAATAGTTCTCATAAACCTTGACTACTACCTCTCCTTCTTTACCATTTGCATTCTTAGCTTTTGGAGGTTTTAGCTTAACATTTCTTACGTCGAATTTAATCTCATACTCCGCCTTTATCCTCTTTGCAACAAACTCAAAGCTTTCATTTGGCTCAACCTTAAAATCCTCATAAATCGAATATGCCCTCCTTTCTTCAGCTGGAATTTCCTCCTCTTCCAGTGGAACCAAGACTCCATAGTCCCCATAAACTGCCTTCATTTTGACACCATTTTCTTCATCACCGGCACCAGTGTACTCTTCAGGAGAAGGGGCTCCAGTGGAAATGAAACTCTCCCCCCCTTCAATTGTGGGTTCTTCTTCCACTATTTCCGTAGAAATGGTTTCAGAAACCATATTTTCCATGGGTTCTCCAGTGGAAATAGAGGTCCCTTTTTCTGATGGTAGTTCTTGGATATCATGAGCTATTTCAGTCTTATCAGATGCTTGGGGAGGAATTTCGACCATTTTGCCAAGTTTTGCCGTCTTTTCACCACCCACAGCACTCTGAATTGAGATTTCTTTTGAACCCTTAGAAATGCTAATTTCCATTGGAACCCCAGGTATAGAGGACGGAGTTTCTGCTTTAGTTTCCACTGAAGCTTTCGGAATGTATTTTGCAAAATTTTCCAGCGGAGATAACAACCCCTTAGATTCAAGAAACTCCTTGGCAAGCCTTTCGTCAATTACAAATGTATTTTTCGTTCGTGCAAATTTTATGAGCTCCGCCAAAGTAAAGTTCTTCCTATAATATTCCGAAAGAATAAAGTAAGCGGGTGGAGTGATGAGATAGCGATTAGAAAGCAGGTCCTTCACCAGCTCATTCATCAAAACAACCTCCTCTGCCGAGCAATGCTTACAGTGAGGAGAGGCTGAAGGGAATAATCAAAGCGATAGATGTTCTTAACTTTATATGGAGTGACGTTTAGTCTTATTTCTTTTGTCCGCCCATATCTCCCCTTGCTAACCACTTTAGCATTGATGATGCCCAACATGTCGAGCTCATTTATTAGATCACTGACCCTTCTCTGGGTTAATGGCTCAATATCCATGTAATCACAGAGCTCTTTATACACAGCATAGACATCACCGGTGTTTGCTGGTAATTCACCATTTTCATCAAGAAGAACTATGGCATAAAGGAGAATTTTTGAGTGTAGTGGGAGAGTCTTAATAACTTCCTCCATGGTATCCTGCTCAATCTTCTCCTGAGCCTTCCATACATGCTTTTCAGTAACTTTTGAAGCCCCTTCCCTCTCAGCAATTTCGCCACTCACTCTAAGCAAATCCAAAGCTCTCCTTGCATCTCCGTGTTCTCTTGCTGCTAAAGCTGCACAGAGAGGAACAACGGCTTCATCAAGGACATCTGGATAAAATGCCTCTTGGGCTCTCTGCATCAATATATCCCTAAGCTGGTTTGCATCATATGGGGGAAAAACAACCTCCTCTTCGCTTAGACTCGAAAGAACCCTTGGATCAAGGTAGTCCTTAAATTTCAGATCATTTGAAATACCAACAATGCTGACTTTTGCATTTTTTAACTCACTGTTTATTCTGGTCAGCGAATATAGAACGTCATCTCCACTTTTTTTGATGAGCTTATCAATCTCATCAAGAACTATTATAACAAATCTCTCCTTTGCATCGATAATTTGCTTTAGCTTTGCGTACACCTCATCTGTTGGCCATCCAACCAATGGAACCTCAAAACCACTTTCATGCTTGAAATGATTAACTATGTTTGCGAGAACTCGATACTGAGTATCGACAATCTCACAGTTGAGATATATAACATCAACAGGAACATTATACTTGCGAGATATTCTCTTTAGTTCTTCAGTTACAAATTTTACGGTAACTGTTTTACCAGTGCCCGTTTTTCCATAGACAAAAACATTGGAGGGTGTTTCTCCTCTCAACACTGGAACCAGTATATGTGCCAATGCCTCTATCTGTTCCCTCCTGTGCGGCAATTCTTTTGGAGTATAGCTATGTCTAAGGACTTCTTTATTTTTGAAAATCTTTTTTGCATTCAAATATTTTTCAAAAATCGAATCAAGATATGTCTGTTCATTTTCCCTTCTTTTTTCCATTTCCCTGACCCTCCAGTGGAAACATAGCCCCCATTTATAAAGGCACTTCCCATTTAATGCATTTATACATTACATTATGTTATATTATTGCTGATTTTTAGCTTATTCTGGAACATTTTATTCCCAGATGTGTTCTCATGAAAGCATTTTCCAGAGGAAACATAAGATGCAGAGGA
This genomic window contains:
- a CDS encoding DNA-directed DNA polymerase II small subunit, which encodes MNELVKDLLSNRYLITPPAYFILSEYYRKNFTLAELIKFARTKNTFVIDERLAKEFLESKGLLSPLENFAKYIPKASVETKAETPSSIPGVPMEISISKGSKEISIQSAVGGEKTAKLGKMVEIPPQASDKTEIAHDIQELPSEKGTSISTGEPMENMVSETISTEIVEEEPTIEGGESFISTGAPSPEEYTGAGDEENGVKMKAVYGDYGVLVPLEEEEIPAEERRAYSIYEDFKVEPNESFEFVAKRIKAEYEIKFDVRNVKLKPPKAKNANGKEGEVVVKVYENYFKSRLKKLRRILRENPEVSGVIDIGKLSYINPEGEVTIIGLVNSKRETKKGFIFEVEDMTGIVKVFLGRDNEDYKKAFEVLPDSVVAFRGYYSKRGILFASKLYLPDVPLYKREKPPLEEKVYAVLISDIHVGSTKFCEKAFMKFLEWLNGNVESREEEEIVSRIKYMIIAGDVVDGIGIYPGQYNELAIPDIFDQYEALANLLANVPDHITMFIGPGNHDAARTALPQPEFYREYAKPLYELKNAVIISNPAVINLHGRDFLIVHGRGIEDVVSYIPGKSHLHPVEPMIELLKLRHVAPTFGGKVPIAPDPEDLLVIEEVPDLVQMGHVHVLDYQIYRGVFLINSATWQAQTEFQKMVNIVPTPARVPIIDIETARLKTVVDFSRWCE
- a CDS encoding ORC1-type DNA replication protein, with the translated sequence MEKRRENEQTYLDSIFEKYLNAKKIFKNKEVLRHSYTPKELPHRREQIEALAHILVPVLRGETPSNVFVYGKTGTGKTVTVKFVTEELKRISRKYNVPVDVIYLNCEIVDTQYRVLANIVNHFKHESGFEVPLVGWPTDEVYAKLKQIIDAKERFVIIVLDEIDKLIKKSGDDVLYSLTRINSELKNAKVSIVGISNDLKFKDYLDPRVLSSLSEEEVVFPPYDANQLRDILMQRAQEAFYPDVLDEAVVPLCAALAAREHGDARRALDLLRVSGEIAEREGASKVTEKHVWKAQEKIEQDTMEEVIKTLPLHSKILLYAIVLLDENGELPANTGDVYAVYKELCDYMDIEPLTQRRVSDLINELDMLGIINAKVVSKGRYGRTKEIRLNVTPYKVKNIYRFDYSLQPLLTVSIARQRRLF